ccccttccctcatagattgtaagccctcgcgggcagggccctctaccccactgtgccagccgatcactgttagtatgatatgtacctgtatattttgtgaattttatgtaacccccaaatgtaaagcaccatggaattaatggtgctatataaataaacaataataataataataataataataataggtttCTGGGGGCGGATCCTCTCTCTGGGTACCATCATGGGTGATGGGGGAAAGATGGATTGAACTAATTTGTGTGAATGTTTGGGTTTAGAAATGATTGGATACCAAGTGTGGCATACGGCCACATCTAGGGGCCAGGATAACCCAGTGAGGGCATGTTTAACTGGTGACACCACTGACCAGTTGCGAGTCCATCTGGCTCCGCGCGGTCTAAAGCAACAGAAATCGGCAGAAGAACAGATTGGGGCATATTAATTAATGGAAGTCCGACTCCTTTCTGTAAGACCCCCACCCCCTCTAGTGCCCAACATGCCCCAGTTATTCCCTGGCCTATAAGGACGTGCCCTTTAACAGGCGGTATCTGGACTCAAAGACGAGACGATTTCCCAAGCACGTGACCTAATGCATTTATGAATCGCAGCCTGTTTTACGAAATGGTTGGGCCAAGTAAAATACGCCACTTAATAGCGTTAAATCTATTCGAGCTTGTAAAGTGGAGTCTAAAAATAAGACTGTAATACCATCAAGTGCTGATAAGCTTTACTGTAACCTATACTTAGCCGGCAGCTTACATTACCGCACATCTGCAGCTGCCACGGAAGTGTCGAGCCGCACTTGCTGACATATTGATTTCAtgccaagttgttttttttttagccaatagACGGGGGGGAACACAACAGCAACAAAACACACCAATCTAGTAAATTCGTGGAGGCACATGGGATAAGGGCAACGTAACCCGCACAAAGCAGAATCCTAGTGATCTCCAGAGGACGCGCCAGTCATCCGATATTGAGACTTACCCTGCAGTTGCCGGAGGAGATGTTCATTTATACGTCCCAGTTCTTCTCCGCTCATCGCGCTCACTACAAGCGAGGGAGAAACATACAGAAATCAATTACCATCACCGCAGTAATCCAAGTAATTGAAAACATCCAACAACAAAAAGTTGATAATAAAATCTCCGGCTGGAATCTGTTCGCAATGGCGTACGGCTACAGCGTCTATACAGGAGAAGGAAATTATAGAGGACCGACTGGGTTTTCTTAGGGGTGCTTGTGGGAGCCAAAGTCAATAATAGTGCAGGGTAGGGATTCGAATGTGTTCCTTAAAATTCATGGCCTGTCCTtagagattggtgagggtccatcTCTTACCACCATTGGTGACCAGCCACTTGGGCAAGCACTAGTGCCTGGTCCATGTACTTGCATGCTAGGTAGCGATTCTAGGGGGTtactgcagcttagtcccattcaagggTAGTTGCAATACTCTGCACACGGACTACTAAGTAGATGGTGGGCAGGTGGATGGACCAGGGAGACAAAGAAGAGGCCAGAAAGAAGTATTTGAGCATTTTTTATTAAGCAACCCTTGGACTATCAGCCATACTTTGAATGCTAAACCAATGGTCCATTTAGTTTACCAAATTTGCCTCTCCTTTATGTTCAGGGTCAGGTCTCTGTGAATGGGagaattacagtgttggccaaaagtattggcccccctgcaattctgtcagataatactccatttcttccagaaaatgattgcaatcacaaattctttggtattattatcttcatttaatttgtcttcaatggaaaaccacaaaaagaattgtaaaaaagccaaattggatataattccacaccaaacataaaaaaggggggtggacaaaagtattggcactgtttgaaaaatcatatgatgcttctctaacttgtgtaattaacagcacctgttacttacctgaggcacctaacaggtggtgacaataactaaatcacacttgcagccagttgaaatggattaaagttgactcaacctcagtcctgtgtccttgtgtgtaccacattgagcatggagaaaagaaagaagaccaaagaactgtctgaggacttgagaagcaaaattgtgaggaagcatgagcaatctcaaggctacaagtccatctccaaagacctgaatgttcctgtgtctactgtgcgcagtgtcatcaagaagtgtaaagcccatggccctgtggctaacctccctagatgtggatggaaaagaaacattgacgagagatttcaacgcaagattgtgcggatggttaccggaagcggtttttcgcagttattttatctaaaggttgtgctaccaagtattaggctgagggcgccaatacttctgtccggaccatttttggagttttgtgtaaaatgatcaataatttgactttttttttttcattctcttttgtgttttttcattgcaagcaaaataaatgaagatattaccaaagaatttgtgcttgtaatcattttctggaagaaaccgagtattatctgtcagaattgcaggggggccaatacttttggccaacactgtataggattCTAGGATTTCGTCAAAAATTGATGAATGgtaatcaataggaggcttttttttcagcggggaaaattccacaccaaattcctcatcattttcctccatgcgaatggacccttagatagGTGTTGGCGAAACGCTTTGCTCATATTGGTTACTCCTGGCTCCCCAAAAACACGCGCACTCGATTCAGATGAACAGACATGTGTTCTCAACGGCACAGGGGAGAAAAGATACCTCTCCAGATACCATACACCTCTCTCAAAGACTTATCTCGCCTAAGCACAAAAGGTTGGGGAACAAATTCGATCCTTCTTTGCCCTCCATACACTCCATACGCCTTAGGTGGCCGGCTGATCCCGCTGAAATTGCGAGTCTTGACCGACGTTCGTCTAAGGCGTTTGCTCAACTTTACACAACGCCGCCTTATTCTCTATAAACCAATACATAGTCTATAGTCATTACAATATCCTGAATTAGGCAAAGACTACGGCAAgcaggagaccccccccccccaagatggAGACCACAAATCTACACTTGTATAGTAATCCCCTGTATGACTCAAACATGAACCTAGAAATATAAGACTACATCTGGAGGATTCTTCGCCACACAAGTCGCTGTCTATTTGTCTTCCCGTCAGTCACAAGAGACATTTTCTACAGCAAACATCCTAGGGCAGCTAATAAGGCTGCGAGGCTTCATGGCAGATGTCACCTTGTGTTGTCCTTTGCCGTAGAGAGATCGGAATAATCCACCAAGACAGAGCTGGAATGACAATACTTTAGGAGCTCCCTTCTAGGCGGGAAGATATCCTGATCCTTATGCATCCCAcaccaagaattttttttaaaacaagtccagttctttatatctattaatagctgctgctccaccaaTTCTAGCACAGCTTTAATTTTAcaatagcccccaccattcctgagcaatcaatactgttagttttggtgcctgataggctAGTTACACtctggagggcggtgtcaggacactggttgcctctgattggagctctgaatcacaccccctgcctgaccccgcccacctAACACTGATGAGCTAtgtagacaccaaaactaactacgcatgttgctcaggaatggtgggggctagagagaaaattcctactgtgctggaatcagtggagcagcgcctattaaccgatgcaaacttgaattggtggaggtggtgaaagctctTTAAAACAGAAGAAACATGGCCTCATGCAACAATACCAAACAAGGAATTTTCCCCAGAAACCAGCACCTTGCCTGTTTgttgaatggggttgagctgcaataccacacacagctgGTGAGGACAGGTGTTGGCTTTTggttaaaagaagaaaaaaaaaaaattgttataaccTCATTGATCTGTTAACACTTACATTCTTCTTTATCGTAATGCTGGTATCTTCTCCGAACCTTCGGTCCAGATGGCTGGTTAGAGTTTTCATCAGGCTTTTGGTCCTTGCAGGCTTTCGGCCACAGCTGACTATGGCAGAACGTTGCAGAATTCTGCAGCACGCTCACGCTGAAATCCCTCCCGTTCTCCTTTCCACACGTGGATATACCTCCAGCCCCCGTGTCCAACCACTTTTCGGAATACTTGGGAACCTGCGAGTCGTGCTGGGGGATCAGACTCCTGTCATTCACATGTCTGAACTTGTAAAGCTTGTGCTGAGCAGGTTTGGAACACTCTGAATCGGAATATAAATCCTTGTTTTGTGCGTATTGGACAATccagtttatttttttgctgaaaaGAGTTTTTACTTCCTCGTAGGGGCTCTTGGTGAGCTTGGACCGGGAACAGTCTTGGTTTGCAATCTGGTGATACTTCTCAAAGCAGTCCTTGTGCCCTCGTAATGATCGGCTGTGCAGAAGATCCGATTTTGCTActcctataaataaataaatagaatagaTCACATGGACAGAAATGACATTGACTGTCATGCAAGTATAAATGTAGGCATGACAGTCCACCTCAGACATATACTATTGGCAAAAGACTTGGGATGGCCATTTTTACCACTAGTGATTGACTTATTTAAAAGAGTTCTCCAGTACCTGACACCAAAGTTGCTCCTCGGCCACCCTCCTCTCCCAAATTTGCTTCTTGGCTGCCTTCCTTTCCTAAAGTCGCTCCTTGGCTGCCCTCCTCTCCCAAAGTTACTCCTCAGCCACCCTCCTTTCCCAAAGTCGCTCCTTGGCCACCTCCTCTCCTCAGGTCCCTCCTCTGCCGCCCTCCTCAGGTCCCTCCTCTGCCACCCTCCTCTCCTCAGGTCCCTCCTCTCCCCAGGACGTTCCTCGGCCGCCTTCCTCTCCCCAGGTTGATCCTCGGCCGCCTTCCTCTCCCCAGGTCCCTCCTCTGACGCCCTCCTCTCCCCAGGTCCCTCCTCGGCCGCCTTCCTCTCCCCCGGTCCCTCCTCGGCCGCCTTCCTCTCCCCCGGTCCCTCCTCGGCCGCCTTCCTCTCCCCAGGTCGATCCTTGGCTACACTCCTCTGCCTAGGTCGATCCTCGGCCACCCTCCTCTCCCCAGGTTGATCCTCGGCCGCCCTCCTCTCCCCAGGTCCCTCCTCTGCCGCTCTCCTCTCCACAGGTCCCTTCTCGGCCGCCTTCCTCTCCCCATGTCGATCCTCTGATGCCCTACTCTCCCCAGGACGTTCCTCGGCCGCCTTCCTCTCCCCAGGTCGATCCTCGGCCGCCCTCCTCTCCCTAGTTCACCTGGACCTGTACTACTGGGGCTGGTTTTGCTATCCACTAACCACCATAGTGCAACTAACTTGCAATGAACACAGGAGAGGAAACTGAGAGACTCGGGAACAGGGTCTGGTCACATAACCCAGGGTCAGAACCAGCCCCGAAATCCAAGGTTCGTCACAAGTAGAACCCCAGGGGAAGTGTTAACTCACTCCCTggggaacccctttaagcttcttaTTAAATATTCAATTAACAATAACTGCATACAACACCTAATAGATTCACtgatagataaataaatgtaTCATTGATATTACATAATTAGATGCATAATTAGTTGGATATCACATCAATTCGATCACTGACTTTTGCAGCTTGTGTCTGAACACTGGATTGGAGCCGGACTGTGAAAAAATAGGAGTCCAGTTGCTGGTTTGGCCTTCTGACTCCACTGCCAAGTGAGCTAGAGAATGGGAGttcttctatattttttttttttttttgattgtgagccccatatagggcacaatgtacatttttccctatcagtatgtctttggagtataggaggaaatccatgcaaacatggggagaacatacaaactccttgcagatgtttatccttggcaggattcgaatccaggactccagtgctgcaaggctaaccatgagccaccatgttgcccctgttcTTCCATAGTTTAGCAGAAATAACCTGCCatgtttactatatatatatctgcatgactgtatgtaatactacatttcccctCTAGTGGCCACTGTGTTAAAACTGACTCAGCAGTCCACCGGCATCCAGACAGGTGGCGATCAGCTGATCACAGCGGCAACTCTCGTATTAATGGCCATGGGGTCGAATAGTCACATATTAAATACATATCGGGGGCCATTCCTACCTACTCTGTTCATTTAGAATCCTGTTCCATAGCATTTAATAGGGTCACCCATTTAATTTCAGCTCGTTTCTTACAAGATGATGGATACATTTTATATTAGGATTTTCTCCATTTCATTTTAGCTGTCCTCGTCCATATTCATCACGCTGGAGTCTTATCTCCTATGGAAGATGTAATGTTCCTCCTTTTATATACAGTAACCTGTGATGTGTAAAGACATACCATTGAAGTTCTTACAGAGGACATCACACGTCCGACAATATACATCGATATAAAATGGCGAAACTTTTGAAGCTTAACTTCAAGCCTCATTCTTCCTGAAGATTAGAGGTAAAATGTTCTTATACAAACAACACAGACTTCTGGCCGCCGATCGCCCCCCGCCTGCCTAAGAAAAGCTCCAGTTTTGGGACTTAAAGTGAGAATATTTGAAAAATCTTGAaagacttttttcccccaaacaaCTGGCTTGTTCTGAAAGCAGGTAAGGACTGCGGAGGCGAGATAGGATTGAGGATGTTTTAATTTCATGCTTATTAGCCGATTTTGCAAAGGAGCTGAAATTCTTGACAGGGACTATGGACATGAAACGTCtgaaaggaaggaagagagaggaaAAAATTAGGTCACTGCGAGCGAACGCCGCTGTGTACCAAACTCATCACCCTAATAGGATGCTTGGCGTTCTCCTGTCTTAAAATGGAGACCAGTGAATAAGTCTCTCACCTAAATGAAGTTGGCTCCTGCCTTGTTCTTATGCCCTTCACTTGGGATTCCCCCCCCTTTATAAGCCAGAACAGAGAGGAGCTCAATGCTTGGCCGCCATGCTGGCGAGAGGGTGGGGGGTCTTGGTTACGTCTGAAGGGAGAATCAGATATCTTAAAAGGGGTTTACTAAGTTGTTAGTTGCcattgataggagaggggataactttgtaatctgtgggggtccgaatGTTGGAAACCCCAAATGATGGCGAGAATGAGGGTCTGGT
This sequence is a window from Leptodactylus fuscus isolate aLepFus1 chromosome 2, aLepFus1.hap2, whole genome shotgun sequence. Protein-coding genes within it:
- the C2H21orf91 gene encoding protein EURL homolog isoform X1; the protein is MEDTERNLRGTMTEEEQFVNIDLNDDNVCSICKLGTDIETLSFCHICFELSIEGVAKSDLLHSRSLRGHKDCFEKYHQIANQDCSRSKLTKSPYEEVKTLFSKKINWIVQYAQNKDLYSDSECSKPAQHKLYKFRHVNDRSLIPQHDSQVPKYSEKWLDTGAGGISTCGKENGRDFSVSVLQNSATFCHSQLWPKACKDQKPDENSNQPSGPKVRRRYQHYDKEELSAMSGEELGRINEHLLRQLQDVFEDLSCALQEKDALSSELHVRHIAIEQLLKNCSKLPCLQMGRTGMKLNMTIKN
- the C2H21orf91 gene encoding protein EURL homolog isoform X2, with amino-acid sequence MSCSFLGTMTEEEQFVNIDLNDDNVCSICKLGTDIETLSFCHICFELSIEGVAKSDLLHSRSLRGHKDCFEKYHQIANQDCSRSKLTKSPYEEVKTLFSKKINWIVQYAQNKDLYSDSECSKPAQHKLYKFRHVNDRSLIPQHDSQVPKYSEKWLDTGAGGISTCGKENGRDFSVSVLQNSATFCHSQLWPKACKDQKPDENSNQPSGPKVRRRYQHYDKEELSAMSGEELGRINEHLLRQLQDVFEDLSCALQEKDALSSELHVRHIAIEQLLKNCSKLPCLQMGRTGMKLNMTIKN